One stretch of Saccharomonospora xinjiangensis XJ-54 DNA includes these proteins:
- a CDS encoding phosphatase PAP2 family protein: MTSTTPDAPRQRVPPRWWAEILLGLALFGVYALLGGLPLPGHERRAVTNGENILALEAVFHTDFERAVNHWLADQGWLMVVANYEYAFSYLAVTLVTLVWLYRRRPLAYVWSRNAFVVLNLVAIVCFWLYPVTPPRLLPDAGFLDTVRLSGTWGSWGSPMVEGANQLAAMPSLHIGWAMWASLALARGAAPRWAQTASAAHVLMTFAVIVATGNHYWLDALGGVAVVWLGALTADAGRRAQGRRSVTWTASVRRRLWHPLSPPYTVAVTDTATDAATPAPVKSAQLAAARDFVARHGKPAKAVVQRIGRAGARVVLVGHDGALGDVVVPSVETGEALIEALDDVERAEWDAETVGATAIGAAHRRRMAGPLARR; this comes from the coding sequence GTGACGAGCACCACCCCGGATGCGCCGAGGCAGCGCGTCCCTCCGAGGTGGTGGGCCGAGATCCTGCTCGGACTCGCCCTCTTCGGCGTGTACGCGCTGCTCGGCGGGCTCCCGCTGCCCGGTCATGAGCGGCGTGCCGTCACCAACGGTGAGAACATTCTCGCGCTCGAAGCCGTGTTCCACACCGACTTCGAGCGCGCGGTCAACCACTGGCTGGCCGACCAGGGCTGGCTCATGGTCGTGGCCAACTACGAGTACGCGTTCAGCTACCTCGCCGTCACGCTGGTGACCCTGGTGTGGCTGTACCGGCGCAGGCCCTTGGCGTACGTGTGGAGCCGCAACGCCTTCGTGGTGCTGAATCTCGTGGCGATCGTGTGTTTCTGGTTGTATCCGGTGACACCGCCGCGCCTGCTGCCTGACGCGGGATTCCTCGACACCGTGCGGCTCAGCGGGACCTGGGGCTCGTGGGGTTCTCCCATGGTGGAGGGAGCGAACCAGCTCGCCGCCATGCCGTCGCTGCACATCGGCTGGGCGATGTGGGCGTCGCTGGCACTGGCCCGTGGTGCCGCGCCGCGCTGGGCGCAGACGGCCAGCGCGGCGCACGTGCTCATGACGTTCGCGGTGATCGTGGCCACGGGCAACCACTATTGGCTCGACGCTCTCGGTGGTGTGGCCGTGGTGTGGCTGGGCGCGCTCACCGCCGATGCCGGGCGAAGGGCGCAAGGCCGCCGCTCGGTGACGTGGACCGCTTCCGTCCGGCGAAGGCTGTGGCACCCGCTGTCGCCGCCCTACACTGTCGCCGTGACTGACACCGCAACCGACGCCGCGACACCCGCACCGGTCAAGTCCGCGCAGCTGGCCGCTGCCCGAGACTTCGTCGCCCGCCACGGCAAACCGGCGAAGGCCGTCGTGCAACGCATCGGGCGCGCCGGCGCGAGGGTGGTGCTGGTGGGCCACGACGGTGCCCTTGGTGACGTCGTGGTGCCCAGTGTGGAAACAGGCGAGGCGCTGATCGAGGCCCTCGACGACGTCGAACGCGCCGAGTGGGACGCCGAAACCGTCGGAGCTACCGCGATCGGTGCGGCACACCGAAGGCGGATGGCCGGGCCGCTCGCCCGCCGGTGA